A single region of the Eleginops maclovinus isolate JMC-PN-2008 ecotype Puerto Natales chromosome 16, JC_Emac_rtc_rv5, whole genome shotgun sequence genome encodes:
- the LOC134878012 gene encoding TOM1-like protein 2 isoform X2 — protein sequence MEFLLGNPYGTPVGQCIERATDGGLQNEDWTINMEICDIINETDEGPKDAMRALKKRLSGNKNYREVMLALTVLETCVKNCGHRFHVQVATRDFIDGVLVKVISPKNNPPTIVQDKVLALIQSWADAFRSSPDLTGVVHIYEELKRKGIEFPMADLDALSPIHTPQRGTPEVDPAMIKYLAPVSPAAATPKPSPIPSPVPTTHTSHVPGPITATPDQIARLRSELDVVRGNTKVMSEMLTEMVPGQEDASDLELLQELNRTCRAMQQRVVELISRVSNEEVTEELLHVNDDLNNIFLRYERYERYRSGRAAQNNGMLNEATEDNLIDLGPGSPAVVTPRISSSPTHHPIAGAAASPAHNPATASLTSALASIDVTSDSASRTPSCLPGHNKDDFDMFAQTRTSSLADQRKNVKYEDPQALGSLASALDVRQQNAVGIPVPQSSVMDDIEEWLCADVKGDAAEEGVTSEEFDKFLEERAKVSDSLPSPPGAHPSHPARAADGSHKKAERTEDALFAL from the exons TGGGCCAATGTATAG agagGGCCACAGATGGAGGCCTCCAGAATGAGGACTGGACCATCAACATGGAGATCTGCGACATCATAAACGAGACGGACGAGGG GCCAAAAGACGCCATGCGGGCACTCAAGAAGAGACTTAGTGGCAACAAGAACTACAGAGAGGTGATGCTGGCGCTGACG gtttTGGAGACATGTGTGAAGAACTGCGGTCACAGGTTCCATGTGCAGGTAGCCACCAGAGATTTCATCGACGGTGTGTTGGTCAAAGTCATATCGCCCAAAAACAATCCTCCAACCATCGTACAAGACAAAGTGCTGGCGCTCATACAG TCCTGGGCTGATGCCTTCAGGAGCAGCCCGGATCTCACTGGTGTGGTCCACATTTACGAAGAACTGAAGAGGAAAGGCATTGAGTTCCCGATGGCGGACCTGGATGCATTGTCTCCCATCCACACACCGCAGAGG GGAACACCCGAGGTGGACCCAGCCATGATCAAGTACCTCGCCCCGGTTTCACCTGCTGCTGCGACGCCTAAACCTTCCCCCATCCCGTCTCCTGTCCCtaccacacacacctcccacgTGCCGGGCCCAATCACAGCGACCCCTGACCAG ATCGCCCGGCTGCGCAGCGAACTGGACGTAGTGAGAGGAAACACCAAAGTCATGTCGGAGATGCTGACAGAGATGGTGCCTGGGCAGGAAGACGCCTCAGACCTAGAACTGCTTCAG GAGCTGAACAGAACCTGCAGGGCGATGCAGCAGAGAGTGGTCGAGCTGATTTCACGCGTCTCTAACGAAGAAGTGACCGAGGAGCTGCTACACGTCAACGACGACCTGAACAACATTTTCCTCCGATATGAGAG GTACGAGAGGTACAGGTCGGGTAGAGCCGCACAGAACAACGGG ATGTTGAATGAAGCCACGGAGGACAACCTGATTGACCTGGGCCCGGGCTCCCCGGCTGTGGTCACACCCAGGATCAGCTCCAGCCCAACACACCACCCCATCGCAGGGGCCGCTGCCTCCCCAGCCCATAATCCCGCTACAGCCTCGCTAACATCTGCACTTGCGAGTATCG ATGTGACTTCAGACAGCGCGAGCCGAACCCCGTCTTGTCTACCAGGCCACAACAAGGACGACTTTGACATGTTTGCCCAGACCAGGACCAGCTCTCTGGCTGATCAGCGCAAAAA TGTGAAGTATGAGGACCCTCAGGCTCTGGGCAGCCTGGCCTCGGCTTTGGATGTGAGACAGCAGAACGCAGTGGGG ATCCCCGTACCGCAGTCCTCTGTCATGGATGACATAGAGGAGTGGCTCTGTGCTGACGTG AAAGGGGATGCTGCTGAGGAAGGGGTGACCAGCGAAG AATTTGACAAGTTCCTGGAGGAGCGAGCAAAGGTTTCAGACTCCCTGCCGTCTCCCCCGGGAGCTCACCCTTCTCACCCTGCTCGTGCCGCTGATGGCTCCCACAAGAAGGCCGAGCGGACGGAGGATGCCCTCTTTGCCTTGTAG
- the LOC134878012 gene encoding TOM1-like protein 2 isoform X4, translating into MEFLLGNPYGTPVGQCIERATDGGLQNEDWTINMEICDIINETDEGPKDAMRALKKRLSGNKNYREVMLALTVLETCVKNCGHRFHVQVATRDFIDGVLVKVISPKNNPPTIVQDKVLALIQSWADAFRSSPDLTGVVHIYEELKRKGIEFPMADLDALSPIHTPQRGTPEVDPAMIKYLAPVSPAAATPKPSPIPSPVPTTHTSHVPGPITATPDQIARLRSELDVVRGNTKVMSEMLTEMVPGQEDASDLELLQELNRTCRAMQQRVVELISRVSNEEVTEELLHVNDDLNNIFLRYERYERYRSGRAAQNNGMLNEATEDNLIDLGPGSPAVVTPRISSSPTHHPIAGAAASPAHNPATASLTSALASIDVTSDSASRTPSCLPGHNKDDFDMFAQTRTSSLADQRKNVKYEDPQALGSLASALDVRQQNAVGVLFCC; encoded by the exons TGGGCCAATGTATAG agagGGCCACAGATGGAGGCCTCCAGAATGAGGACTGGACCATCAACATGGAGATCTGCGACATCATAAACGAGACGGACGAGGG GCCAAAAGACGCCATGCGGGCACTCAAGAAGAGACTTAGTGGCAACAAGAACTACAGAGAGGTGATGCTGGCGCTGACG gtttTGGAGACATGTGTGAAGAACTGCGGTCACAGGTTCCATGTGCAGGTAGCCACCAGAGATTTCATCGACGGTGTGTTGGTCAAAGTCATATCGCCCAAAAACAATCCTCCAACCATCGTACAAGACAAAGTGCTGGCGCTCATACAG TCCTGGGCTGATGCCTTCAGGAGCAGCCCGGATCTCACTGGTGTGGTCCACATTTACGAAGAACTGAAGAGGAAAGGCATTGAGTTCCCGATGGCGGACCTGGATGCATTGTCTCCCATCCACACACCGCAGAGG GGAACACCCGAGGTGGACCCAGCCATGATCAAGTACCTCGCCCCGGTTTCACCTGCTGCTGCGACGCCTAAACCTTCCCCCATCCCGTCTCCTGTCCCtaccacacacacctcccacgTGCCGGGCCCAATCACAGCGACCCCTGACCAG ATCGCCCGGCTGCGCAGCGAACTGGACGTAGTGAGAGGAAACACCAAAGTCATGTCGGAGATGCTGACAGAGATGGTGCCTGGGCAGGAAGACGCCTCAGACCTAGAACTGCTTCAG GAGCTGAACAGAACCTGCAGGGCGATGCAGCAGAGAGTGGTCGAGCTGATTTCACGCGTCTCTAACGAAGAAGTGACCGAGGAGCTGCTACACGTCAACGACGACCTGAACAACATTTTCCTCCGATATGAGAG GTACGAGAGGTACAGGTCGGGTAGAGCCGCACAGAACAACGGG ATGTTGAATGAAGCCACGGAGGACAACCTGATTGACCTGGGCCCGGGCTCCCCGGCTGTGGTCACACCCAGGATCAGCTCCAGCCCAACACACCACCCCATCGCAGGGGCCGCTGCCTCCCCAGCCCATAATCCCGCTACAGCCTCGCTAACATCTGCACTTGCGAGTATCG ATGTGACTTCAGACAGCGCGAGCCGAACCCCGTCTTGTCTACCAGGCCACAACAAGGACGACTTTGACATGTTTGCCCAGACCAGGACCAGCTCTCTGGCTGATCAGCGCAAAAA TGTGAAGTATGAGGACCCTCAGGCTCTGGGCAGCCTGGCCTCGGCTTTGGATGTGAGACAGCAGAACGCAGTGGGG GTGTTGTTCTGTTGTTGA
- the LOC134878012 gene encoding TOM1-like protein 2 isoform X3, producing the protein MEFLLGNPYGTPVGQCIERATDGGLQNEDWTINMEICDIINETDEGPKDAMRALKKRLSGNKNYREVMLALTVLETCVKNCGHRFHVQVATRDFIDGVLVKVISPKNNPPTIVQDKVLALIQSWADAFRSSPDLTGVVHIYEELKRKGIEFPMADLDALSPIHTPQRGTPEVDPAMIKYLAPVSPAAATPKPSPIPSPVPTTHTSHVPGPITATPDQIARLRSELDVVRGNTKVMSEMLTEMVPGQEDASDLELLQELNRTCRAMQQRVVELISRVSNEEVTEELLHVNDDLNNIFLRYERYERYRSGRAAQNNGMLNEATEDNLIDLGPGSPAVVTPRISSSPTHHPIAGAAASPAHNPATASLTSALASIDVTSDSASRTPSCLPGHNKDDFDMFAQTRTSSLADQRKNVKYEDPQALGSLASALDVRQQNAVGKGDAAEEGVTSEEFDKFLEERAKVSDSLPSPPGAHPSHPARAADGSHKKAERTEDALFAL; encoded by the exons TGGGCCAATGTATAG agagGGCCACAGATGGAGGCCTCCAGAATGAGGACTGGACCATCAACATGGAGATCTGCGACATCATAAACGAGACGGACGAGGG GCCAAAAGACGCCATGCGGGCACTCAAGAAGAGACTTAGTGGCAACAAGAACTACAGAGAGGTGATGCTGGCGCTGACG gtttTGGAGACATGTGTGAAGAACTGCGGTCACAGGTTCCATGTGCAGGTAGCCACCAGAGATTTCATCGACGGTGTGTTGGTCAAAGTCATATCGCCCAAAAACAATCCTCCAACCATCGTACAAGACAAAGTGCTGGCGCTCATACAG TCCTGGGCTGATGCCTTCAGGAGCAGCCCGGATCTCACTGGTGTGGTCCACATTTACGAAGAACTGAAGAGGAAAGGCATTGAGTTCCCGATGGCGGACCTGGATGCATTGTCTCCCATCCACACACCGCAGAGG GGAACACCCGAGGTGGACCCAGCCATGATCAAGTACCTCGCCCCGGTTTCACCTGCTGCTGCGACGCCTAAACCTTCCCCCATCCCGTCTCCTGTCCCtaccacacacacctcccacgTGCCGGGCCCAATCACAGCGACCCCTGACCAG ATCGCCCGGCTGCGCAGCGAACTGGACGTAGTGAGAGGAAACACCAAAGTCATGTCGGAGATGCTGACAGAGATGGTGCCTGGGCAGGAAGACGCCTCAGACCTAGAACTGCTTCAG GAGCTGAACAGAACCTGCAGGGCGATGCAGCAGAGAGTGGTCGAGCTGATTTCACGCGTCTCTAACGAAGAAGTGACCGAGGAGCTGCTACACGTCAACGACGACCTGAACAACATTTTCCTCCGATATGAGAG GTACGAGAGGTACAGGTCGGGTAGAGCCGCACAGAACAACGGG ATGTTGAATGAAGCCACGGAGGACAACCTGATTGACCTGGGCCCGGGCTCCCCGGCTGTGGTCACACCCAGGATCAGCTCCAGCCCAACACACCACCCCATCGCAGGGGCCGCTGCCTCCCCAGCCCATAATCCCGCTACAGCCTCGCTAACATCTGCACTTGCGAGTATCG ATGTGACTTCAGACAGCGCGAGCCGAACCCCGTCTTGTCTACCAGGCCACAACAAGGACGACTTTGACATGTTTGCCCAGACCAGGACCAGCTCTCTGGCTGATCAGCGCAAAAA TGTGAAGTATGAGGACCCTCAGGCTCTGGGCAGCCTGGCCTCGGCTTTGGATGTGAGACAGCAGAACGCAGTGGGG AAAGGGGATGCTGCTGAGGAAGGGGTGACCAGCGAAG AATTTGACAAGTTCCTGGAGGAGCGAGCAAAGGTTTCAGACTCCCTGCCGTCTCCCCCGGGAGCTCACCCTTCTCACCCTGCTCGTGCCGCTGATGGCTCCCACAAGAAGGCCGAGCGGACGGAGGATGCCCTCTTTGCCTTGTAG
- the LOC134878012 gene encoding TOM1-like protein 2 isoform X1, protein MEFLLGNPYGTPVGQCIERATDGGLQNEDWTINMEICDIINETDEGPKDAMRALKKRLSGNKNYREVMLALTVLETCVKNCGHRFHVQVATRDFIDGVLVKVISPKNNPPTIVQDKVLALIQSWADAFRSSPDLTGVVHIYEELKRKGIEFPMADLDALSPIHTPQRGTPEVDPAMIKYLAPVSPAAATPKPSPIPSPVPTTHTSHVPGPITATPDQIARLRSELDVVRGNTKVMSEMLTEMVPGQEDASDLELLQELNRTCRAMQQRVVELISRVSNEEVTEELLHVNDDLNNIFLRYERYERYRSGRAAQNNGMLNEATEDNLIDLGPGSPAVVTPRISSSPTHHPIAGAAASPAHNPATASLTSALASIDVTSDSASRTPSCLPGHNKDDFDMFAQTRTSSLADQRKNVKYEDPQALGSLASALDVRQQNAVGLRVEGDDNAAEQELPIDSWLITQGMIPVPQSSVMDDIEEWLCADVKGDAAEEGVTSEEFDKFLEERAKVSDSLPSPPGAHPSHPARAADGSHKKAERTEDALFAL, encoded by the exons TGGGCCAATGTATAG agagGGCCACAGATGGAGGCCTCCAGAATGAGGACTGGACCATCAACATGGAGATCTGCGACATCATAAACGAGACGGACGAGGG GCCAAAAGACGCCATGCGGGCACTCAAGAAGAGACTTAGTGGCAACAAGAACTACAGAGAGGTGATGCTGGCGCTGACG gtttTGGAGACATGTGTGAAGAACTGCGGTCACAGGTTCCATGTGCAGGTAGCCACCAGAGATTTCATCGACGGTGTGTTGGTCAAAGTCATATCGCCCAAAAACAATCCTCCAACCATCGTACAAGACAAAGTGCTGGCGCTCATACAG TCCTGGGCTGATGCCTTCAGGAGCAGCCCGGATCTCACTGGTGTGGTCCACATTTACGAAGAACTGAAGAGGAAAGGCATTGAGTTCCCGATGGCGGACCTGGATGCATTGTCTCCCATCCACACACCGCAGAGG GGAACACCCGAGGTGGACCCAGCCATGATCAAGTACCTCGCCCCGGTTTCACCTGCTGCTGCGACGCCTAAACCTTCCCCCATCCCGTCTCCTGTCCCtaccacacacacctcccacgTGCCGGGCCCAATCACAGCGACCCCTGACCAG ATCGCCCGGCTGCGCAGCGAACTGGACGTAGTGAGAGGAAACACCAAAGTCATGTCGGAGATGCTGACAGAGATGGTGCCTGGGCAGGAAGACGCCTCAGACCTAGAACTGCTTCAG GAGCTGAACAGAACCTGCAGGGCGATGCAGCAGAGAGTGGTCGAGCTGATTTCACGCGTCTCTAACGAAGAAGTGACCGAGGAGCTGCTACACGTCAACGACGACCTGAACAACATTTTCCTCCGATATGAGAG GTACGAGAGGTACAGGTCGGGTAGAGCCGCACAGAACAACGGG ATGTTGAATGAAGCCACGGAGGACAACCTGATTGACCTGGGCCCGGGCTCCCCGGCTGTGGTCACACCCAGGATCAGCTCCAGCCCAACACACCACCCCATCGCAGGGGCCGCTGCCTCCCCAGCCCATAATCCCGCTACAGCCTCGCTAACATCTGCACTTGCGAGTATCG ATGTGACTTCAGACAGCGCGAGCCGAACCCCGTCTTGTCTACCAGGCCACAACAAGGACGACTTTGACATGTTTGCCCAGACCAGGACCAGCTCTCTGGCTGATCAGCGCAAAAA TGTGAAGTATGAGGACCCTCAGGCTCTGGGCAGCCTGGCCTCGGCTTTGGATGTGAGACAGCAGAACGCAGTGGGG CTGAGGGTAGAAGGGGATGATAACGCAGCAGAACAGGAGCTGCCCATAGACAGCTGGCTTATTACCCAAGGAATG ATCCCCGTACCGCAGTCCTCTGTCATGGATGACATAGAGGAGTGGCTCTGTGCTGACGTG AAAGGGGATGCTGCTGAGGAAGGGGTGACCAGCGAAG AATTTGACAAGTTCCTGGAGGAGCGAGCAAAGGTTTCAGACTCCCTGCCGTCTCCCCCGGGAGCTCACCCTTCTCACCCTGCTCGTGCCGCTGATGGCTCCCACAAGAAGGCCGAGCGGACGGAGGATGCCCTCTTTGCCTTGTAG